The genome window CACCAGCCGGCCCACGAGCGGCTCGGGCAGGTGGGAGATGCGCCGGGCGGCGGCGAGCACGGCGAACGCGTACCGCCGTTCGACCTCGTTCCAGAACCCGGCCGGGGCGAACGCGGTGACGCTCCGGGCCAGCCCGGCCTGGGCGAGCCGCAGCGCGATCAGCCCGCCGAGGGAGTGGCCGACGACGTGCGGCCGGCTGCAGCCGAGCTCGGTGAAGACCGCCCCCAGCTCGTTCACCATGGTGGGCAGGTCACGCGGCAGCGACTCCGGCAGGTCGGCGGACTGCCCGAACCCCGGGAGGTCGATGGCGATCACATGGTGGTCGTCGGTCAGCAGCGGAACCACCGGGTCCCAGACGCGCCGGCACGACCCGATGCCGTGGAGGAAGACCACCGGCCGGCCCGCGCCGTGCCTCTCGTACGCCACGGTGATCGACGGCAGCCCGTCCGGGCGCCCGTCCACGAAGAGCGGGGAATGCATCCGGTCCGCGAAGGAGGCCAGGGGGTCGGTGCCGCCGGCCCCGGTGAAGAGCGATCGCATGAGCTCTCCCGTCATCCTGCCGACCTGGTTGAGCGCCCGCGTTCCCGTTCGTACCGCTTCATTGCTGATCTGTGCGGCGGCCGCCAGCACGGTACCCGTGACGATCGCCGGTGCGAAGTTCCACATGTCCGGCGGCGCTCGGTAGGCGCACTCCTCCTTCTGCTCTCGGCACTCCATGAAGCCTTCGCAAGGCTTACTTTCGATAACAACGTCCTTGGTCCCGGGCATGGCAGAAGCGAGGCACAGCCCTCAGATGATGTTCGTGCCCGGTCATCGGCACTTGAGGCGTTTAGCGGGGTGCGGCGTTCGGTGCGTTCCAGAGCTCGCGGGTTCGGGAACCGGCGCGGGCGTCCGGTCTCCGTGCGCCCGGGCGAGGTCTGATCCAGGGCGCGAAGTGTGGCGCGGCCGGGGCGCGGGGTTCGTGTGGCGCGGGCGCCCGGTCGGCTCAGGCGTCGCGGCTGCGCAGCAGGAGCATGGCCGCGTCGTCGTGGAGGGGGCCGTCGACGTGGGCGACGAGGTCGCGGCGGAGCGCTTCGAGGGCCGCCTCCGGGTCGTCGTCCTTCAGCAGCGAGACCCGCTCTTCGAGCGGGTAGAAGTGGCCCTTGCGGTCGCGGGCCTCCACCACACCGTCGGTGTAGAGGAGGATCTGGTCTCCCGGCTCGAACCGAACCGTGTACGGCCGGGGGCCTTCGACGGCGAGCATCGCCATGCCGAGCGGGGGCGCCGGCTCCTTGGGCTCGGCGAACTCGACCTTGCCGTTGGCGCGCAGGATCAGCGGCGCCGGGTGGCCGTAGTTGAGCAGGGTGAGCGTTCCGCCGGGGTGGGCCTCGGCCAGGACGGCGGTGACGAACTCCTCGCCGGACAGCCGGCGGTTGAGCGCCTTCTCCAGCCGTTCGCTCACGCCCAGCAGCTCCGGCTCGTCGTGCGCCGCCTCCCGGAAGGCGCCGAGCACGAGCGCCGCGGTCTCGACCGCCTCCAGGCCCTTGCCCTGCACGTCGCCGACGATCACGCGGACGCCGCTCGGCCCGGTCACGACCTCATAGAGATCGCCCCCGATCCGCGCCTCGGCCTTGGCCGAGGTGTAGGAGACCGCGGCCCGCAGGTGACCGGCCCGCCGCGGCACCGGGC of Thermobispora bispora DSM 43833 contains these proteins:
- a CDS encoding alpha/beta hydrolase, whose protein sequence is MECREQKEECAYRAPPDMWNFAPAIVTGTVLAAAAQISNEAVRTGTRALNQVGRMTGELMRSLFTGAGGTDPLASFADRMHSPLFVDGRPDGLPSITVAYERHGAGRPVVFLHGIGSCRRVWDPVVPLLTDDHHVIAIDLPGFGQSADLPESLPRDLPTMVNELGAVFTELGCSRPHVVGHSLGGLIALRLAQAGLARSVTAFAPAGFWNEVERRYAFAVLAAARRISHLPEPLVGRLVTTLLGRAVLSGTLYAHPECVLPEQVITSLRTLREAVGFTATLRAGRARDLFIGDIPDVPVTIAWGTADHILPRRQALRATVTIPGARLEWLPGCGHVPMNDAPDLVADIIRRTTALPPSAGRTGEEAETLPAFCDTSLNGMLGSGDHT
- a CDS encoding PP2C family protein-serine/threonine phosphatase, whose amino-acid sequence is MSQTNRRSQLIMGALPFVMMAIVAAVDLSTGPGVGYISLLALGPAFASLVGGVRRTLLIGLIALALSVALSLYNDLLGRRPGNMSLITISGVTAAGVLATRERQRRERELADVRSIAAVAQNVLLRPVPRRAGHLRAAVSYTSAKAEARIGGDLYEVVTGPSGVRVIVGDVQGKGLEAVETAALVLGAFREAAHDEPELLGVSERLEKALNRRLSGEEFVTAVLAEAHPGGTLTLLNYGHPAPLILRANGKVEFAEPKEPAPPLGMAMLAVEGPRPYTVRFEPGDQILLYTDGVVEARDRKGHFYPLEERVSLLKDDDPEAALEALRRDLVAHVDGPLHDDAAMLLLRSRDA